From a single Rutidosis leptorrhynchoides isolate AG116_Rl617_1_P2 chromosome 5, CSIRO_AGI_Rlap_v1, whole genome shotgun sequence genomic region:
- the LOC139849517 gene encoding uncharacterized protein, producing MDRNTWMYEIGHATSEFMDSVDEFITVTETDQLEKGNTAISCPCKKCKNARWYADSTDIKSHLIAHGFMRGYICWSFHGESLADLNPSVSDNNTDNEDDSYNSDNNVNFDDMFDDLDMEDNIADKYHDRLQQLFVDAEKPLYTGCMNFSKLSAVIQLVNLKSNNGWSDTSFTSLLELLNKMLPEGNELPVSTYQAKKLMCPMGLEIQRIHACPNDCMLYRNEDKDLHQCKVCGTSRYKRGKLTDNVDSYVSENGPPTKLLWYLPIIPRLKRLFANEKDAKLLCWHAEDRKNDGKMRHVADSLQWKNFDKDFEEFGDEIRNIRFGLSSDGINPFGDLSSHHSTWPILLCIYNLPPWLCMKRKYIMMSLLIQGPKQPGNDIDVYLQPLVDEMMELWSTGIHVYDAYKKEYFQLREMLFCTINDFPAYGNLSGYSTKGKKECPICEENTHLIWLTNCKKTAFMGHRRELAENHPYRKKADLFDGTIEDRKLPAPLDGETTLSKVATIKVVLGKKGFGPPKGIWKKKSMFWKLPYWKHLRVRHCIDVMHIEKNVCESLIGLLLNISGKTKDGIKVRRDMELMNIRPELQPKDIDGRSTKLLPPACYTMSKVEKTKLCQCLHGIKVPSGYSANIRKLVSMKDLKLLGMKSHDCHVLMTQMIPIAICGILPNRIRHTITKLCLFFNMIHSKVIDLDVLEEYQRDIILTLCELEMYFPPSFFDVMVHLVSHIVGEIKACGPVFLRYMYPFERYMGILKGYVRNLNRPEGSIVEGYASEEVIEFCTNYMDGFKSVGIPQSHHEGRLAGQGTLGRKTGYSNVADYQEAHFNVLQHTTSIDPFIQEHIAFLRQQNPKKSAKWLANQHKITFSEWLKDKVRRTLPNIDKTVEALGFSPKHVFQYQGYDINGYTFYTKAQDKKSKTQNSGVTVIAS from the coding sequence ATGGATCGGAATACTTGGATGTACGAGATAGGTCACGCTACCTCTGAGTTTATGGATAGTGTAGATGAATTTATTACAGTTACCGAGACTGATCAACTAGAAAAAGGAAACACCGCAATTAGTTGTCCTTGTAAGAAATGCAAAAATGCACGGTGGTATGCTGATTCAACCGATATAAAAAGTCATCTAATTGCACACGGATTTATGAGAGGGTACATATGTTGGTCTTTTCATGGCGAGTCATTAGCTGACCTTAACCCGTCTGTTTCGGATAACAATACCGATAATGAAGATGATTCATACAATAGTGACAATAATGTTAATTTTGATGACATGTTTGACGATTTGGATATGGAGGATAATATTGCTGATAAGTATCATGACAGATTACAACAACTATTTGTTGACGCGGAAAAACCTTTATATACCGGTTgtatgaatttttcaaaactttcggCCGTGATACAACTGGTTAATTTAAAATCAAACAATGGTTGGAGTGACACAAGTTTCACTAGCCTGTTAGAGTTGTTGAACAAAATGCTACCAGAAGGTAATGAGCTGCCAGTTTCAACATACCAAGCAAAGAAATTAATGTGTCCAATGGGATTGGAAATACAGAGAATACATGCTTGTCCAAATGATTGTATGTTATACAGGAATGAAGACAAAGACCTTCATCAATGTAAGGTATGTGGTACATCTAGGTATAAACGTGGAAAACTGACTGATAATGTTGATAGTTATGTGTCGGAAAATGGACCTCCTACAAAATTATTGTGGTACTTGCCTATCATACCAAGATTAAAGAGATTATTTGCGAATGAGAAAGATGCAAAATTATTATGTTGGCATGCTGAAGATCGTAAAAATGATGGTAAAATGCGACATGTGGCCGATTCACTTCAATGGAAAAATTTTGATAAAGATTTTGAAGAATTTGGGGATGAGATACGTAATATAAGGTTCGGACTCAGTTCAGATGGAATTAATCCATTCGGAGATTTGAGTAGCCATCACAGCACATGGCCTATTCTTCTATGCATTTATAACCTACCGCCTTGGCTATGTATGAAAAGAAAATACATAATGATGTCTCTTTTGATTCAAGGCCCAAAGCAACCTGGAAATGACATTGATGTTTATTTGCAACCATTAGTTGATGAAATGATGGAATTATGGAGTACCGGTATACACGTTTATGATGCATACAAGAAAGAATACTTCCAACTACGGGAAATGCTTTTTTGCACCATTAATGATTTTCCTGCTTATGGTAATTTGTCTGGATATAGTACGAAGGGGAAAAAGGAATGTCCTATTTGTGAGGAAAATACTCACTTGATATGGCTCACAAATTGTAAGAAAACGGCATTTATGGGGCATCGGAGAGAGCTTGCAGAGAATCACCCGTATCGCAAAAAGGCGGATTTATTTGATGGTACTATAGAGGATAGAAAACTACCAGCACCGTTGGATGGagaaactacactctccaaagttgCTACTATAAAAGTTGTGTTGGGAAAGAAAGGTTTTGGTCCTCCAAAAGGTATTTGGAAGAAAAAGTCTATGTTTTGGAAATTACCCTACTGGAAGCATTTACGAGTCCGACATTGTATTGATGTTATGCATATTGAGAAAAATGTGTGTGAAAGTTTGATAGGGTTACTGTTGAACATTTCTGGAAAAACAAAAGATGGAATTAAAGTTAGAAGGGACATGGAATTAATGAATATCAGACCAGAGCTACAACCTAAAGATATTGATGGAAGGTCCACCAAGCTTCTTCCTCCGGCCTGTTATACTATGTCGAAGGTCGAGAAAACTAAATTGTGTCAATGTTTACATGGTATTAAGGTTCCATCAGGATACTCTGCTAACATTAGGAAGTTGGTTTCGATGAAAGATTTGAAGTTACTTGGTATGAAGTCACATGATTGTCATGTACTAATGACCCAGATGATTCCTATCGCAATTTGTGGAATTCTTCCCAACCGTATTCGACACACAATAACAAAACTATGCTTATTTTTCAACATGATTCATTCAAAGGTGATTGATCTTGATGTGCTGGAAGAATATCAAAGAGATATCATACTTACTCTTTGCGAACTTGAGATGTACTTTCCACCTTCTTTCTTTGATGTCATGGTTCATTTGGTATCTCATATTGTAGGAGAAATAAAGGCATGTGGTCCAGTTTTCTTACGGTATATGTATCCATTTGAAAGATATATGGGTATCTTGAAAGGTTATGTAAGGAACCTTAATCGACCAGAAGGCAGTATCGTTGAAGGATATGCATCCGAAGAGGTGATCGAATTCTGCACAAACTATATGGatgggtttaaaagtgtcgggattcCACAAAGTCATCATGAAGGAAGACTAGCAGGTCAAGGGACACTTGGGCGTAAGACGGGCTATTCAAATGTTGCCGATTATCAAGAGGCTCATTTTAATGTCTTACAACACACTACATCTATTGATCCGTTCATACAAGAACACATTGCGTTCTTGAGACAACAAAACCCTAAAAAGAGTGCAAAGTGGTTGGCAAATCAACATAAAATAACTTTTTCAGAATGGTTGAAAGACAAAGTTAGGAGGACACTTCCAAATATTGATAAAACGGTCGAAGCTTTGGGATTCTCCCCTAAACATGTGTTCCAATATCAAGGATATGACATAAATGGGTATACCTTTTACACTAAAGCTCAAGACAAGAAGAGTAAAACTCAAAATAGCGGTGTCACGGTGATAGCCTCGTAG